DNA from Apis cerana isolate GH-2021 linkage group LG13, AcerK_1.0, whole genome shotgun sequence:
aaaagtaaatttttgttttttaatttattatagaaccttttatattaatatgtatattgattGATTGCTTATGTATAAAGAATTTTGgtgttgaaatataaaacaataattaatgtaaatatgtataactaataatttttaagaaatgaatGTTTGTCatgaattattgtaatatttattatatcattttgtttcatacaatataattttattattaataaatggaagtaaattacttacttattaaatacaaataaattatcactatcaagtatattgttaaaaaataatagtagaaatgcaatttctttaatgaaaaataattcttctatataaaaataataatgtaacttttgtaattaataaaatatattttctagatttataaattttttacctcttttcttttatatattgaacatAATACTTCCAATAAtccaaattcttaattttaaaatcagatAGTAACTttctcaaatatatacatagcaCAAATCCTCTTCTTTGAAAATCTTCATTGATTAATTCTGTTGagatgaaatataaagaataatttgtgGATAATATTGATGCATTTTCGTTTGCTtgaaggaaagggaaaaaacccttgtaatatcattttcatttggaATTACAGTTGAAACCAGTCAGCTTGGAGCCAACGAAGTAACGGCTGGTCAGAATTTAAGATCTTTTATAGCTTGTGGTAAATCAGGCAACTTCATATCCTTTATTTGTTGTGGTATGTTCATATTCTTGACAGCAGAAACAGCACGCGCCGGCGCTGCTGTGATTCCTGCCTGCACATATCATGGatggaaaaaatggaaaatggaaaatataaaggacatttgaatttaaattgattaataagagtaaatacaaatgaataactacgcaatacatattttattcttagagCATAGCGACGTATACATTTGCATCAAGGCACTGTTATCGAGCAAACATTTACAAACGACTTAGCACCATGCgtgttatgaatatttattttgtaaagcTTTATGTTTCGAAAGATTTGTTTCGAAAATcttggtgaaaaaaaaaaaaaaagaaatcagataaattacataaaggAATGAATGtgtataaaatgatttgattttttttttactgccGATTTAGGGAGGGGGCCCCAGAAGGACAAACGGACGAGGTGAGCAAGATCGTCCTGATTTGTAAGTTCCCTAAAATTCATGTTAGGTCAATCAGTCCTACCACCATATGAAATAGCTCTACAAAACATTCCAATGCATGCACAGCTAATGAAAAAACTGCAATAGGCTGTTAACTCCTTCAAACCCAGAAaacttcttaatatttaatgtcttttttttatgagttTGTTTTACtacttcaaaatttaaagaaaataaaaataaagtagattcaaaatttaaggGATGTTTACATAAATTGGTCATTAAAACTATGATTTAGTAATTTAATCACAGTGCTATATTATTGCtatattatgtacaaaatttgttatctttaatatctgaatgaatatataaataaagcttAAACATACAAcacatatatcattatttcttaaatgtaaattataaaatgtcacTTACCTCttgtttttccaatttattttgatcttcAATTCTTGTAAGTATTTCAGTCATATTAGTTTCCAAAACCATTCCACCCATCACTAATTCATTAAGTATATAATGAACTTTATCtacatgaaaaataagatcaaGTTCACATACattttcaaaacatttatCCAATGTTTCAACAAAAACTTGTATTAAATCCAAAATTCCCAACTCTGATTCTGAACTATCAacacaaaatacaaaatataacgtAGCATAATGtcgatagattaatttataatcagatCCACCAATTAAACTTCCACcttctaaaaaattacaaacattATCATCTCTCTTTGAAACTAGTTGAAATGTTTCCTTTATTATCTGTTGCTGCATATCctcattctgaaaaaaaaaatttattcaattatatattagattaaataataataaaatctaatcattattatacttacaaaatattgataaaatttagaaagtcTAGGCTTTCcatgattattaaatactaatataGCCTTAATCatgattgataattaattaataaattaaagagtaattttataataaaaagaaagataaatgtTCATTTACAAAGATTagtcagaaaaaaattttctttttaacatcatcaaagaaattcataataataataacatttaaaattaacatttaattataaaattaaagcaaataaatatttcattttaaagctatctgtatttatacattttcttttttttattttttctaacctTTTGACTAAACAATGCGATgttatactaataattaacatcaataataatattatatataaaattaattaaaaaaacaacttaaaaatcataataattaaatctaatatataacaaatgaattatttataataatttctaacaagaatttcaaattttagagAATCAACAAATTCACGAAACGAATACGAAACATGGACATTAAAACACTACAACCATCTAACGTGAACAAATAGAACTAATCgccaagtaataaaattaaaaaatctaattttcaaactaaattttttgactgttcaaatttaaacttaaattcaaagaaataatttgaaatcaattttatcaaaatatttcttcttatacgtgcttaattgaaattatacaaattttaatattattaattatttatagcaaTTATTGTCAATGTTACacttagttttattttatattaaaatgacaattttaataaattttaattttgatagtaATAGAACGACTTTAATATTCTCTGGAatatgtgataaaaaaatgcatCGAGTGACAgatctattttatatcttatatatgctattacaaacgaaatatttgttatttaataaacaatgaaaTCCAAGTAATTAACACTAGATGGAACTATATTCATGTAATATCTGATAAACCATTTTGATTTCTGTATTCTCGAAAACACAAAAAtctgaatttttctatttttatattatctaatttaatgtGTCATTAGATTTCTGCGTTATGTTTCGATAAATCGTAAGTGCAATCTTACGAAAAAGGTAAATGGAGTATTATCAAATGCAGCGTAACATAATCATTGCATTTCAAAGGTAAGGttgtttacaatatatttaatttacaatatacttatttaattttaatttttatttttattcttgtatcATCTAAAACTTATTAGAattcaaaaagataaataaattttatattattcattataatatattataatatattatttattgtattaatatttcttatcaaatttatgtttatttgatatacttaaatataattgaactgtcatttctaatatattaacaaatttaattattgataattttattgaaattctaaaaatcttgATCTTTGCATTtcagaattcttttttgtataagaaattgtaatatttgatttattatacccatttatttctaaaataaacatttatttcatttgataatattatcataaaatatattatatatattaagaaaataattaatatgattttattaaataatacatttttaataaaaaaaattttctatcattatagttaaaaaataaaaaaaataatcttattaaaaaataaattatctgttCTTAGATGGacaaattgcaattattaccATTGGAATTGCCATCAACCaccaatataaataatggaacagtgaaaggaaaaatatcatttgttcGAAGATTGGCAATGGGATTTGTGATTCTGGCTACATTAGGTTTATTGTATGTACCAGCATATCATTCTGCTCAAGGTCCACTTTTAGGCTTAGGTGAGACTCCATCTCCTGCAAAGCATATTGGTGTTTCACATTTGGTAGCTTCAGTAGGTATGCATTCACTAACATTGCTAGagacttttattatattataaactaacaaaactaatgatatatataaactttcactattcttcttctaatttaattcaaattttaattttttgaattatattaatataaattttaaaaaaatataagaattacataattagatatagttaatatagaataacatatttaccatattaaatattaaatctttaataactgaaggaaaaaacaaatatttctattataataacacATATAGaatggatatttatttaattgtatattcatagaaatttatattaaaattagtagaaataatagaaaaaaataaatagtagaaAAAGTATTAGctctataattcaattttcctttttttattttattttagaatgctTAAGTGATgctaaagtaaaataattatttaattttattaaataatggcATGCATAAAATCAGATGttaaaggataaaattttatgaattcaattttctctaaaaatttaaaataaaatactttttaaataaataatttacagcaCAGTTGCCAGGTTGGACATATAATACTTCAAGAGATCTTTCTGTATATATTCATCCAGAAAATACAACTTCAGTTTTAAATCCTATTGGTATATGTTCTCCATCaccatatctttttataattatttgttcagCTGTTACAAATATCAAAGCACGAACAGCTATAAGAAATACATgggctaataaaaataatttagataatacaTATAACTCATCTGTGAAAGTAGCATTTCTTTTGGGACAAAGTGAC
Protein-coding regions in this window:
- the LOC107998858 gene encoding AP-3 complex subunit sigma-2 isoform X3 → MQQQIIKETFQLVSKRDDNVCNFLEGGSLIGGSDYKLIYRHYATLYFVFCVDSSESELGILDLIQVFVETLDKCFENVCELDLIFHVDKVHYILNELVMGGMVLETNMTEILTRIEDQNKLEKQEAGITAAPARAVSAVKNMNIPQQIKDMKLPDLPQAIKDLKF
- the LOC107998858 gene encoding AP-3 complex subunit sigma-2 isoform X2, producing the protein MIKAILVFNNHGKPRLSKFYQYFNEDMQQQIIKETFQLVSKRDDNVCNFLEGGSLIGGSDYKLIYRHYATLYFVFCVDSSESELGILDLIQVFVETLDKCFENVCELDLIFHVDKVHYILNELVMGGMVLETNMTEILTRIEDQNKLEKQEGTYKSGRSCSPRPFVLLGPPP
- the LOC107998858 gene encoding AP-3 complex subunit sigma-2 isoform X1; translated protein: MIKAILVFNNHGKPRLSKFYQYFNEDMQQQIIKETFQLVSKRDDNVCNFLEGGSLIGGSDYKLIYRHYATLYFVFCVDSSESELGILDLIQVFVETLDKCFENVCELDLIFHVDKVHYILNELVMGGMVLETNMTEILTRIEDQNKLEKQEAGITAAPARAVSAVKNMNIPQQIKDMKLPDLPQAIKDLKF